AGGCGCGTCGCCGTCTGCTCGTCGACGACGAGGTGCGTGACGGCTCCTGCCCGCAGCGCGGCCCGCAGCGGGACCACCTTGTTGTCGCCGGCGACGGCGCACACGCGCCGCGGGATCGCCCGCAGCTGCGCAGGGCTGGGGCCCGTGGCCCGCGCGTTGAGCGCGATGTCGCTGTAGGTGCCGTCCGCGCGCAGAAAGACGGTGCAGACGTCGCCGACAACGCCTTCGGCGTCGAGGGTCGCGACGTCCTGCGGCTCGAGGTAGCCGGCCGAGTACACGTGGCTGGGCAGACCGCCGGAGAGCGCACCGACGGAGAAGAGGGCGATGTCGGCTCGTCGTTGGACCTCGAGGACCCGTTGGACGGAGCGTTCACGCCACATCGCGTCCTTCGTCTCGGCGTAGTCGAAGAACGCGGGCACTGGGAAAAAGTGCATGTGGGCATCGAAAGCACGCCCGAACCCGGCGATGAGGTCGCTCGCATACTCGACCCCGCTCGTGCGCATGTTCGCTGCGCCGTTGAGCTGGACGACCGCGCTCCCCCGGGTCGGCTTGCGTGGCAGGTGCCGGGTGATCGCCCCGAGAGTCGTGCCCCACGCGAGGGCGA
This sequence is a window from Sanguibacter antarcticus. Protein-coding genes within it:
- a CDS encoding sugar-binding transcriptional regulator, whose amino-acid sequence is MDTREQDVLRAASMYYLQDMKMETIAKQLGTSRSTVSRLVKEARETGLVEINLRPTHSRAPGLGQRIREIYGIEAYVVPVTDSASHDERLDQVALTTARLIGTWFESEMVLALAWGTTLGAITRHLPRKPTRGSAVVQLNGAANMRTSGVEYASDLIAGFGRAFDAHMHFFPVPAFFDYAETKDAMWRERSVQRVLEVQRRADIALFSVGALSGGLPSHVYSAGYLEPQDVATLDAEGVVGDVCTVFLRADGTYSDIALNARATGPSPAQLRAIPRRVCAVAGDNKVVPLRAALRAGAVTHLVVDEQTATRLLG